The following is a genomic window from Polyangia bacterium.
GCCGCCCAGCGAATCGCCGGCTTTGCGCGCCTGCTCGATCAGGGTGATCATCTCGGCGGCCACCGCGGCGTCGGGGCAGCGCACGATGTTGGCGTCGACGGCGGCGGTGGTCACCGTCGACGGATCGACGGCGGCCTCCAGGTTCTGCACCCGCTTGACGTAGGCGACGATCTCGATCGTTGCGCCGGTGGCCGCGGCGATCGCCTTGCGCGCCACCACGCCGGCGGCGACGCGGCCGATGGTCTCGCGCGCGCTGGCTCGCCCGCCGCCCTGCCAGGCGCGGATGCCGTACTTGGCCTGGTAAGTAAAGTCGGCGTGCGAGGGGCGGAACTTGTCGCGCATCTCTTCATAGTCGCCGCCGCGGTTGTCGTGGTTGCGCACCATCATGGCGATGGGCGTTCCCTGCGTCAGGCCCTCGTGCAGGCCCGACAGGATCTCCACCTCGTCTTTTTCGCGGCGCTGGGTGGTGATGGCGCTTTGGCCGGGGCGGCGGCGATCCAGCTCGCGCTGAATTTCGTCGACGGTCAGCGGCAGTCGCGGCGGACAGCCGTCGATCACCAGACCCACCGCCGGGCCGTGCGATTCGCCCCAGGTGGTGACGCGGAAAAGCGAACCGAAGATGCTTCCGCCCATTATTTGCCGGGCAGGATGTCGATCATCCCTTTGTGCACCGATTCGCCCACCAGCGCACGCGTGCGGCCGCCGTCTTCTTCGATCTGCAGATAGCGATCGCCCGCCGCTCGATACCGCCACAGTTGGTGCGATCCCGGCGAATGCCCGGGCAAGTTACCGGTGATCTGGACCTGGCCCAGGCCGGTCAGCCGCTGCACGTAGGTCAGGTTTTGATAGCTGATGGTCTGGGGCGGCGGCACCGACATGGCCAGGTCGCGCACCTCGCGCAGGATCAGCAGCCGATCGTCGCCGTCGTCGCGCACAGGTTCGATCCACAGGACCGCGTCGCCGTCGACGGCGCGCGCCAGTTGATAATTGTGGCCGTTCAGGGCCCACGTCGCGACGCCTTCCACCACAAAGTCCTGACCGAGATAACTGACAACGTCGCGAACCTGGATCTTCATAGCAAGCTCCCTCGTATCGACTGATAGCCTTGACCGGCGATGAATGACCGATTATACGGGTCGCGGCTTGCCTGGCCAGCACAGGATAGCGGCAGGAGGAAACGGTGAAGCTGGAAGTCATCAGGGTGATGGACGACGACGGTCGCGTCATCCACCCCGAACGCGAACCCAAGATCTCTGGCGATGATCTGCGCCGGCTCTTCCGCACTGTCTTGCTGGTGCGGCTTCTGGATGAACGCATGCTGCGCCTGCAGCGGCAGGGACGGCTGGGCTTTTACCTGGCCTCGACCGGCGAGGAGGCCACCCACATCGGCGCGGCGTTTGCGCTGCGGCCGAGCGATTGGTTTTACCCGGCCTACCGCGAGGTGGGCGCGGCGCTGTACCGCGGATACGACCTGCGCACGTTCATGTGCCAGCTTTTCGGCAACGCCGAGGATCCGGTGCGCGGCCGCCAGATGCCGGTGCACCACTCGATCCGCAAGCTGAACTTCGTGTCCATCAGTTCGCCGGTGGCGACGCAGATCCCGCACGCGGTCGGCACCGCCTGGGCGGCCAAGCTGCAAAAGAAAGACGACGTGGCGGTGGCCTTCTTCGGCGAAGGCGGCACGTCGACGCCGATCTTTCACGCTGCCTTGAACTTTGCCGGCGTGTTCAAGACGCCGGCCATTCTGGTTTGCCGCAACAATGGCTGGGCGATCTCCGTGCCGCGATCGGTGCAGACGGTGACGCCGACCTTCGCGCAGAAGGCGGTGGCCTACGGCATCCCCGGCGTGCTGGTCGACGGCAACGACATCCTGGCCATGATTCACGTCATCAGCGAAGCGGCGGCGCGCGGCCGGCGCGGCGAGGGCGCCACGCTGGTCGAGGCGCGGACCTACCGGCGCGGGGCCCACAGCTCGTCCGATGATCCGTCGGTGTACCGCGATCCGGCCGAGCCGAAAGAATGGGAGCAGCGCGATCCCTTCGATCGCCTGCGCAAGTACATGACCGCCCGGCAGGAGATCGACGCCGGCATCGAAGCCAAGATGCGCGCCGAGATCACCGACCAGATCTCCGACGCCCTGGCCTACGCCGAAAGCCGGGCGCCCAAGCCGCCTTTGCACAGCATGTTTGAAGATGTCTACAGCGACATCCCCTGGCATCTGCGTGAACAAGCCGCCGAGCTGGAAGCCGAGGTCAGTCGACACGACCGGACCGAGTAGGGTGCGCGTCGCCGTTGTCGCGCTGATCAGCATCGGCGCGGTGACCCCGGCGGCGGCGCAAACCGTGCGCGTCGACAGCACGCCAGCCCACGCCACCAACAGCATTCGCCCGTCGCTGGCCCTGGGCGCGGGCATCGACCGCATGTCCAGCGTGGCCGTTGACGCCGACTACGCGCCGGCGTCGTTGCAACAATCGCTGGCCGCCGGCTGGGGCACGGTCAGCTATCGCCTGAACACCGAGCTGCATGTCGAGGACTGGCACTGGAACCCGCAAGGGACCTGGAGCGATCCGGCTGGCCGCGGGTACTTCACCGGCGACGCCAAGCCGGGCGCGCAACCGATCCGTCATTCGTGGGGATACGCGCTGCCCCACCGCGGGTACACGCACAACGAAGGGACGGACAACGTCGGTTTCAGCGTGCTGGACGACGGCGATCGCCGCACGTACTGGAAGAGCAACCCGTACCTGACCAGACCGTTCACCGGCGAGGACGACGAGAAATTTCCGCAGTGGATCCTGATCGATCTCGGCAGCGCCCAGCCGGTGGACGCCATCCGCATCGCCTGGGCGGCGCCGTACGCGCGGCGCTTCGCCGTGCAGTATTGGATCGGACCGGACGCCATCAAACAGGCGGGCCAGGGCCGCTGGCAGACCTTCCCGTCGGGCGCGATCAAGAACAGCAAGGGCGGCGATCCCCTGCTGACGCTGGCGCCGGCGCCGATCAGCGCGCGCTTCGTGCGCGTGACCTTGACCGATTCGTCCGGCACCTGCGACGACCACGGCGCCGCCGATCGCCGCAATTGCCTGGGCTACGCCATCAGCGAGGTTTATCTGGGCCGGCGCCAGGCCGACGGGCAGCTGAAAGATCTGCTGGTGCACGCGCCCAGCCAGTCGCAAACCGCCACCGATTGCTCGTCGGTCGATCCCTGGCACCAGCCGAGCGATCGGACGGCAGACGAAGAACAATCGGGATTGGATCTCTTCTATCAAAGCGGCGTCACGCGCGGCCTGCCGGCGATGATTCCCGTGTCGGTGGTCTACGGCATCCCCGAAGACGCCGCGGCGGAGATCGCTTATCTGAAAGCGCGCGGCTATCCCCTCTCCTACGTCGAGATGGGCGAGGAGTCCGACGGGCAATACATGACGCCCGAACACTACGCCGCGCTTTACCTGCAGTGGGCAAAGGCGATCCACGCCGTGGATCCCGCGCTGAAGCTGGGCGGCCCGGCCTTCAGCGGCGTCAACGAAGACATCCCGGCCTGGCCCGACGCGCGCGGCGATATCTCGTGGTTCGGGCGCTTCTTGAAATACCTGCGCGCCCACGGCCGGCTCGGCGATCTGGCTTTCATGTCCTTCGAACATTACCCGTACAATCCGTGCAAGGCCGCCTGGCGCGATCTGTACGACGAGCCGAAACTGATCACGCACATCATCGACGTCTGGCGCATGGACGGCCTGCCCGCCGAAGTGCCGCTGCTGGTGACGGAGGTGAACCTGGCCTGGCAATCCGGTCAGCGCTACGTCGACATCTTCGGTGCCTTGTGGCTGGCCGATTATGTCGGCGCTTTCTTGACCGCCGGCGGGACCGCGAGTTATTTCTTTCACTATCTGCCGCTGCCGCTCGGTCATGCCTGCGACGGCACCTTCGGCACCTTCGGCCTGCACACCACCGACGCCGCCTACCACATCAAACAACCGGTGGCGCAGTTCTTCGCCAGCCAGTTAATCACACGCGAATGGATGGCGCCCGGCGACGGCGTGCACCGGATTTTTCCTGCCCGCAGCGACGTCGTGGACGCCGCCGGCGACGTTCTGGTCACCGCGTACGCGGCCCTGCGGCCGGACGGTCAATGGTCATTGCTGCTGATCAACAAAGACGCCGCCGCCCCCCACGATGTGCAGATCGTCTTCCAGGACGCCGCCGCGGCCACTTCGTCGCGACGCTTTGTTGGCCCGGTCGATACGGTCACCTTCGGCGCCGCTCAATATCAGTGGCACCCGAACGCCAAGGACGGCCACGCCGATCCGGATGGCCCGGCGATGAGCGGCAAGGTCAACGCCGAATCGCAGACGCGTTACCACTTGCCGCCCGCGTCTCTCACCGTGCTGCGCGGAAAAGTGAGCCGCCCCTGACGTCGGTCCCGGCGATCTTCTATCGTCCGATCGCCGACTCTTTCGCCGGCGGCTCGGTCGCAGCCGCGTCGGATCCTCGTCCATCCCCGCAGAGATGTTTCGCGCCGGCGTGGCAGGCGCGCGCGCGGGCGGCCGGTGCTTCCGGATCGCCGTCTTGGTCAGCAGCTTGGCCAGCATGGCCAAAATCTCGCGCCGGCGCGCCCACCGAGGATCGCCGCTGGCGCCCAGCGCGCGGGCTTTTCCCCGCAAGCCGCGGCGATTGCCGCGGGATCCTGACCTGGCAGCGCCCGGGCGCGCCCTAAAACTGCGACCAGAAGCGCCACATCCCGGTGGTCGTGATCGGCACCTGGTCCACGTGGCCTTTGTTCATGGTCGGGCACCACACCACCGGGTATCCCGACATGCAGCCTTGAAACAGCATGCAGGTCGACGGCGTGGCCGGATCGCCGTCATAGTCGTACGGCACGCTGTTGTCCATGCTGCAGCCGTTGATGGCCAGGATGCGATTGCGCGCGATGATGCCGCCGGCGTACGAGTTCATGGTGTCCTGCATGTCGTGCACCATCATCGCCGCGATCGGGCCCGCGCACATCTTCGGCACCGACGGCAAACCGCCGGTCGAGTTTCCTTGGGCGCGAATCACGCCGGCCCGCGTGCAGCCGAGCAGGTTGGTCAGCCACGACCCGCTGCTGAAGCCCGACATGAAGACGCGCGCCTTGTCGACGCAGGCGACGCCCTCGATGTCTTTCAGCACCTGGTCGAAGTAAGCCAGCTCGGTGAGGCTGGTCGAGCCGGGCCCGGTGTCAAAGCAACCACCGCCGTACGTCTGCCCCGTCTGCTGCGAGCTGTACGCGCGCAGGGCGACGACGATGGCGTTGCCCTTGGTCACCGTCGTCATCGATGGACTCTCCATGAACGGAATGCTGCCGTCGCAACCGTGGTCAAGGAAGATGATCGGGTAGGCCCGCATCGGGTCGTAGGCGCTGGGCAGATAAAGGTCATAAACGCGCTGCTGGTTGTTGGTCTTCATGCTGACGTTCTTGCGGATGAACATGGTCAGCGCCTGCGGTGCCGCCATGCCGCAGCCCTCACTGGCCATCACCGGCGCGCGTCCGTCGCCGCCGCCACCGTCGGTGGTGCTGCCATCCGAGGAGGACATGCCGGCGTCGCTGCTGCCGCCCGCGCCACCTGTCGCCGCTACGCTGCCGCCGGTTCCGCTGCCGCCGGTTCCGCCGCTGACGCCGCCCGATGCGGCGCCGCCGGTGCCCGACCCACCGCCGGTTCCCGTGCCGCCCGCGCCGCCGCCGCTGCCGGTTTGTCCTCCCGGCGTGGTGTCGCTGCTTGTGCAGCCGACCAACAAAGTGACCGCCACGACGCCCAGAATCTGGCCAAGACGAGTCGGTGTGAGCATGGATTTTTTCCTACGGAGAGTTGGTTGAGACTAAGACGTGACGTTTGCGGGCATCAGGCAGTTTTGTTGGCGCCGCGCCCTGAAGCCGCGAAAGTGGTATCCCAATGGTCGTCATGGCAGGGCTTTCCCCTCCCCAGGTGGTGATCATCGGTGGCGGCTTCGGCGGCTTGAACGCGGCCATTGGACTGGCCGACGTGCCTGTCCAGGTGACGGTGGTTGACCGCCGAAATCACCACGTTTTCCAGCCGTTGCTGTATCAGGTGGCCAGCGCCGCCCTGAATCCCAGCGACATCGCCGCGCCCATCCGCGGCGTGCTGCGCCAGCAGGCCAACGCCCGCGTTCTGCTGGCCGAGGTCACCGCCATCGACCTGCCCGCCCGCCGCGTGCGCTTGCGGGACGAGGTGTTGCCCTTCGATTTTTTGGTTCTGGCCACTGGCGCGACGCATTCCTATTTTGGCCACCCCGAATGGGCGACCTTCGCCCCCGGCCTGAAAACGCTGGAAGACGCCGTCGAGATCCGCCGCCGCGTTCTGCTCGCCTACGAAGCGGCCGAACGCACCACCGACGCCGACGAACGGCGCGCGCTGTTGACCTTTGTGATCGTCGGCGGCGGCCCCACCGGCGTCGAGCTGGCGGGCGCGCTGGCCGAGATCGCGCGTCACGCCCTGGCCAAGGATTTTCGGCGCATCGATCCGACCCAGGCGCGCGTCCTGCTGGTGGAAGGCCAGCCGCGGGTGCTGCCGCCCTATCCAGAGACACTGTCCGCCAGCGCCGCCCGCCAGCTAGAAAAACTGGGCGTCGAGGTGCGGGTGGGCGCGCGCGTGCAAGCCATCGATCAAGGCGGTGTCACCGTCGAAGGCGAGCGCATCGCCGCGCGCACGGTGTTGTGGGCGGCCGGCGTGGCGGCGTCACCGCTGGCCCGATCGCTGGGCGTGCCGCTGGATCGGGCGGGCCGGGTGATCGTCGATGCGCACCTGCACCCGCCCGGTTGCGACGCGGCCTGGATCGTCGGCGATCTGGCGGCGATCACCCAAGGTGGCGACGGCGACGGTCCCGGGTTGGTCCCCGGCGTGGCGCCGGCGGCCATTCAAGGTGGCCAGTACGCGGCGCGGGCCATCGCCGCCCGCGCTCGTGGCAACCCCGACATCGAGCCGTTTCACTATGTCGACAAGGGATCGCTGGCCACCATCGGGCGCGCCTCGGCGGTGGCGGACTTCGGCAAGGTCAGACTGTCGGGGTTCTTCGCTTGGCTGGCCTGGGGCCTGATTCACATCATGTTCCTGATCGGCTACCGCAACCGCGTGCTGGTGATGCTGCAGTGGCTGTGGCAGTACGTCACCTTCCAGCGCGGCGCGCGCCTCATCACCGGGACCGAGCCGCCGGTGATCGCTTCGGCTAAAGCGGGGTCGGGTGGCGCATCCAGTTGATGACGTCGATGAACCGCACCATCCGCACCTCCGGCTTTGACAGCGCGTAGTCGATGAAATCCGACAGTGCCTTGCGCCGCACTTGATAATTGAAAGTGGTCCAGACGCTGTTGGCCGATTCGTTGAACTGCGAATAATTGTCCGTGTGCGCGCCGATGGCGAACGGCGACCGGTTGCCCATCAGCCGTTGATCCAGGCTGGTTTTCAGCACGCTGGTAAAGTCGAAGGTCGAATCCGACTGACACTTGGTCCACAGGTTGTAATCAAACCCGGTGACAGTCGACGCCATGTCGCCATTGATCTTGTTGAAGGTGTAAACCGGGATCTCCCACATGCCCGGATTGGGCGTGACGCCTTTGTTGTAGAACCCCAGCAGGAACGGTCCGTCCATGGTGAACGGCCAGTAATAGTGTTGGCCGCTGAGGGGGGCGCCGGGGCTCCACCCCATCGGCTGCCCGGCGGCCTGCCACCAGTCGTATCCGAACTCGATGCTGGCGTCGTAATGGACGAAGCCGGCCGCCTTGACCGCGTCGAAGGTCGATTGAGAGAAACCGAGAAACGGCGTGCGAAAGCCGGCCACCTGACACTGCTGCAAGCCGAGCGTGGTGGTGAACAGGTTGTTGGCCTTGGTGAGCTCCGCCGTCCAGGTGGCGGTGTCGGCGCCCATCAGGTTTTCGCCGTGGCTCCAGGTGTGGTTGGCGATCTCGTGGTCGTCGGCTTTGATCTTCTTCCAGGCGGCCAACAAATCAGCCTCGGATTGCCCGCCGGCCGGGTTGAAGAACTCGCTGTCAAAACCGGCCGAGATGAAGAAGGTCGAGCGCACCGCCGTGCCGTCGGCGTTCTTGCGCTCGCGCAGGTTGTCCAGCGCCCAGTTGATGCCGTCGGCGAAGGCGTTGTCGTCAAAGCCCAGCATCACGAACATCGGGACCTTGTCGGCGGTCAACCCCCCGGGCGGATCGATCGACGGCGCCACGTTGTCGACCTGCCTGTCGCAGGGAACGCTGGTGACCACGCCGATTCCGCCCGCGGCGCCGCCGCCGGTGCCGCCGCTGGTTCCTCCGCTCCCGGCCACCATGCCGTTGCCGCCGGTTCCGCCGCCCGATTTGCCGCCACTACCGCCGCCCGGGCCGCCGCCGCTGCCGTCGATCCCGCTGCCGCCGGTGCCGTTGCTTGGCGACGAACCGCCGCCGCCATCATCTGTGCCCGCGGCCGGATTGCACGCAGGCATCGCGGCGTCGGCGAAAGCGAACAGAGTCAGCGCGAATGACCACGACAAACGCAAGCCAGGGGGGCGCAGCATCGAAACCTCCGTGCGTCCCTTAAGCATACTGATTACCTCGTCGTCGGCATCGCCGTTTTCGCGTTACTGAATGGCGTTTAATTGCGCCTTCTGCCGGTGTGCAGCACGAACGTCCGGCCCCACAGCGGCGGGCCAGGCAGGGCCTGTAGTTGGTCGCGAAAGGCGGCGAAGCGCGCGGCGTTCATGGCTGGACCAATGAACGAGATCGATCGCAGGATGCGCTCCAGCGTCGGCGGGTCCACCGGCGTCTCGTCGACAAAGCGGTGCTTTTCGGTGAAGGCCACGCCGGTGATCGCCGAGACGTGAACCAGGTGGCCGCCCAGGGCGCGCGGGCGGCGCGGGACAGCGTCGTTCATCGCCCGCACCACGCCGCGCATGTACGGCGTCTCGGCGAAGCCGCAGGTGATCACCGCCAGCGCGCCGCCGGGGGCCAGCACGCGATCGATCTCGCGCGCGGTCAGCTCGGCGTCGAGAAAGTGCAGGGCGTCGGCCACCACCACCAGCTCCAGCGCCGCGGTGGCGACGGGCAGCGCCTCGGCGGTGGCGTGGTGGGCCCGCACGGCCAGGCGCCGGCGGGCAGCCTGGACGCGCAGCTCGCCCAGCATTGATGCCGCCGGCTCGATTGCCTCGACGGCGAACCCGCGGGCCGCCAGCGGCAGTGCCACGTGACCGATGCCGGCGCCGAGATCGCCAACGCGCGCCCCGGGCCGAACCAGATCGGCCAGCGCGTCGATCAACGCCGTCGGGTAGGGCGGCCGCGCCGGGTACACGTCGGCCATGCGGTTGAACACCCACCGCGTCTGATCGGCAAGCGCCACTTTGCGACGACCGAGGCTCATGGCTGCGCCGGCTTTCTATGATCGGCGGCGCGCGGGCTCAACCAGAAAATGTGGCCGCCGCTGCTTGCGCGTGGGCAAGCGCGATCAGGTACAGACCCAGATCGGTGGGCTCGGCGCTGGTCGAGGGCAGGGCCCGCAAGAAACCAGGTTGGCCGGCGCGTTCGTCGAACGGCGTGCGCGGGCAGAACGCTCGCAGGCGCGCCAGCAAGCGATCGAAGTTGGCCCGGCTGGCCGGCTGCATCTCGGCGCCGAGAAACCGGTAGTCCAGGCGCCGTTCGTACAGGATGACGTCGGGCGCGCCGTCGCGGCGTTGGATCAGCAAGAACAGCTCGCGCGTCTCGGTGGTCTGGGTGGTGGTCTGGGTGGCCTTCCTGGTCAGCATCAGACCGCCGCTGAGCAAGGCGCGTCCGGCGTCGAACTTTCGCTGCGTGGTGGTGGTGGTCGTCGTCTCGGTGCTGGTGCGCAGCCCGCGCTGCACCAGGGCGATCGCCGGGCGCGGCAGTTCGTGGCAGGTGTCGGCGCCGTCCCAGATCTGCAGGACCTCGCCGTCGACGGCCACCCGGCGGCCGATGATGCGGTCGTCGTCGGTGGGCGCCGCCGCCGGATCGCAGATCACCGTGGCGAATCCCAGCCGACCCAGCGCCGCCGCCGCGCCGTCGAGATTGTCCGCCTCCCGCTCGCTGAGCAGGACGCGCGGCAACACACCGGAAAGACGCATGCGCACGTCCGCCGCCGCCAGCCCGGCCGCCGCCGCCACGGATTTCATGGCATCGGCGGACAGCGCGGCGATCGGCTGCGGCGTTCTGATGACGGCCAGAAGCACGCCACCAGTCTAGCAAGTTCGCGGCGCCGGCCCGCTGCGCTCGCCGTCCGCGCTATAGTGCCGCAGGTTTTTCTCTCGACGAGGGAGATGGTGCCGACGAACGCAGACATGCTGGCCGAGGTTCCGCTGTTCACGCAGCTGTCGGACAGCGAGCGCGTCGTGCTGGCCGAACGGTTGGACGTGATCACCATGGCCGCCGGCACCACCATGTTCAACCACGGCGATCCGGGCGACGCACTTTTCGTCCTGCGGTCGGGCGAGGTGGAGCTGTTCTTCAAGAACGACACCGGCGAACGGATCGTCCTGGAGACGGTCGGGGCAGGACAATTTTTCGGCGACATCTCCCTGCTGGATGGCGGGTCGCGCACGTCGTCGGCGCTGGTGACGAAGGATCTAGAGGCGCTGGTGGTCGACCGCGGCGATCTGGAGGCGTTGATCGCCACCAGCCCGCAAGCGGCCATGCACCTGCTGGCCGCCACCGGCGAGCGCATGCGCCACACGGTGATGATGTTGCGGCGGACCGCCTCGCGAAATCCCAACATCGAGACCGAAGACCAGCGCACGGCGGTGATGCGGGTGGCCGACTGGATCTCCGAGTTCAGCGGCAGCCTGCCGTTTCTGTTCATTCACATCGGGCTGTTCGCGG
Proteins encoded in this region:
- a CDS encoding polysaccharide deacetylase family protein; protein product: MLRPPGLRLSWSFALTLFAFADAAMPACNPAAGTDDGGGGSSPSNGTGGSGIDGSGGGPGGGSGGKSGGGTGGNGMVAGSGGTSGGTGGGAAGGIGVVTSVPCDRQVDNVAPSIDPPGGLTADKVPMFVMLGFDDNAFADGINWALDNLRERKNADGTAVRSTFFISAGFDSEFFNPAGGQSEADLLAAWKKIKADDHEIANHTWSHGENLMGADTATWTAELTKANNLFTTTLGLQQCQVAGFRTPFLGFSQSTFDAVKAAGFVHYDASIEFGYDWWQAAGQPMGWSPGAPLSGQHYYWPFTMDGPFLLGFYNKGVTPNPGMWEIPVYTFNKINGDMASTVTGFDYNLWTKCQSDSTFDFTSVLKTSLDQRLMGNRSPFAIGAHTDNYSQFNESANSVWTTFNYQVRRKALSDFIDYALSKPEVRMVRFIDVINWMRHPTPL
- a CDS encoding thiamine pyrophosphate-dependent dehydrogenase E1 component subunit alpha; protein product: MKLEVIRVMDDDGRVIHPEREPKISGDDLRRLFRTVLLVRLLDERMLRLQRQGRLGFYLASTGEEATHIGAAFALRPSDWFYPAYREVGAALYRGYDLRTFMCQLFGNAEDPVRGRQMPVHHSIRKLNFVSISSPVATQIPHAVGTAWAAKLQKKDDVAVAFFGEGGTSTPIFHAALNFAGVFKTPAILVCRNNGWAISVPRSVQTVTPTFAQKAVAYGIPGVLVDGNDILAMIHVISEAAARGRRGEGATLVEARTYRRGAHSSSDDPSVYRDPAEPKEWEQRDPFDRLRKYMTARQEIDAGIEAKMRAEITDQISDALAYAESRAPKPPLHSMFEDVYSDIPWHLREQAAELEAEVSRHDRTE
- a CDS encoding DUF4178 domain-containing protein codes for the protein MKIQVRDVVSYLGQDFVVEGVATWALNGHNYQLARAVDGDAVLWIEPVRDDGDDRLLILREVRDLAMSVPPPQTISYQNLTYVQRLTGLGQVQITGNLPGHSPGSHQLWRYRAAGDRYLQIEEDGGRTRALVGESVHKGMIDILPGK
- a CDS encoding discoidin domain-containing protein, with the protein product MRVAVVALISIGAVTPAAAQTVRVDSTPAHATNSIRPSLALGAGIDRMSSVAVDADYAPASLQQSLAAGWGTVSYRLNTELHVEDWHWNPQGTWSDPAGRGYFTGDAKPGAQPIRHSWGYALPHRGYTHNEGTDNVGFSVLDDGDRRTYWKSNPYLTRPFTGEDDEKFPQWILIDLGSAQPVDAIRIAWAAPYARRFAVQYWIGPDAIKQAGQGRWQTFPSGAIKNSKGGDPLLTLAPAPISARFVRVTLTDSSGTCDDHGAADRRNCLGYAISEVYLGRRQADGQLKDLLVHAPSQSQTATDCSSVDPWHQPSDRTADEEQSGLDLFYQSGVTRGLPAMIPVSVVYGIPEDAAAEIAYLKARGYPLSYVEMGEESDGQYMTPEHYAALYLQWAKAIHAVDPALKLGGPAFSGVNEDIPAWPDARGDISWFGRFLKYLRAHGRLGDLAFMSFEHYPYNPCKAAWRDLYDEPKLITHIIDVWRMDGLPAEVPLLVTEVNLAWQSGQRYVDIFGALWLADYVGAFLTAGGTASYFFHYLPLPLGHACDGTFGTFGLHTTDAAYHIKQPVAQFFASQLITREWMAPGDGVHRIFPARSDVVDAAGDVLVTAYAALRPDGQWSLLLINKDAAAPHDVQIVFQDAAAATSSRRFVGPVDTVTFGAAQYQWHPNAKDGHADPDGPAMSGKVNAESQTRYHLPPASLTVLRGKVSRP
- a CDS encoding class I SAM-dependent methyltransferase, yielding MSLGRRKVALADQTRWVFNRMADVYPARPPYPTALIDALADLVRPGARVGDLGAGIGHVALPLAARGFAVEAIEPAASMLGELRVQAARRRLAVRAHHATAEALPVATAALELVVVADALHFLDAELTAREIDRVLAPGGALAVITCGFAETPYMRGVVRAMNDAVPRRPRALGGHLVHVSAITGVAFTEKHRFVDETPVDPPTLERILRSISFIGPAMNAARFAAFRDQLQALPGPPLWGRTFVLHTGRRRN
- the aroC gene encoding chorismate synthase, with product MGGSIFGSLFRVTTWGESHGPAVGLVIDGCPPRLPLTVDEIQRELDRRRPGQSAITTQRREKDEVEILSGLHEGLTQGTPIAMMVRNHDNRGGDYEEMRDKFRPSHADFTYQAKYGIRAWQGGGRASARETIGRVAAGVVARKAIAAATGATIEIVAYVKRVQNLEAAVDPSTVTTAAVDANIVRCPDAAVAAEMITLIEQARKAGDSLGGVVEVVARGLPVGLGEPVFDKLDADLAKAMLSLPAAKGFEIGSGFAGTLLTGSQHNDPFYNAGAGTGTAHVRTRTNRSGGVQGGISNGEDILLRVAFKPTATILREQETVDVNGNDTTIKARGRHDPCVLPRAVPIVEAMVALVLADHALRQRGQCGPGDDERP
- a CDS encoding NAD(P)/FAD-dependent oxidoreductase, whose amino-acid sequence is MVVMAGLSPPQVVIIGGGFGGLNAAIGLADVPVQVTVVDRRNHHVFQPLLYQVASAALNPSDIAAPIRGVLRQQANARVLLAEVTAIDLPARRVRLRDEVLPFDFLVLATGATHSYFGHPEWATFAPGLKTLEDAVEIRRRVLLAYEAAERTTDADERRALLTFVIVGGGPTGVELAGALAEIARHALAKDFRRIDPTQARVLLVEGQPRVLPPYPETLSASAARQLEKLGVEVRVGARVQAIDQGGVTVEGERIAARTVLWAAGVAASPLARSLGVPLDRAGRVIVDAHLHPPGCDAAWIVGDLAAITQGGDGDGPGLVPGVAPAAIQGGQYAARAIAARARGNPDIEPFHYVDKGSLATIGRASAVADFGKVRLSGFFAWLAWGLIHIMFLIGYRNRVLVMLQWLWQYVTFQRGARLITGTEPPVIASAKAGSGGASS
- a CDS encoding DUF1003 domain-containing protein, producing MVPTNADMLAEVPLFTQLSDSERVVLAERLDVITMAAGTTMFNHGDPGDALFVLRSGEVELFFKNDTGERIVLETVGAGQFFGDISLLDGGSRTSSALVTKDLEALVVDRGDLEALIATSPQAAMHLLAATGERMRHTVMMLRRTASRNPNIETEDQRTAVMRVADWISEFSGSLPFLFIHIGLFAVWIGLNVGPLTSTALGGWDPFPFGLLTMVVSLEAIILSVFVLLSQNRQASRERVRNDIEYQVNLKAELEIAHMHEKVDTMYAEIMARLDKREGRA